The following proteins are co-located in the Telopea speciosissima isolate NSW1024214 ecotype Mountain lineage chromosome 9, Tspe_v1, whole genome shotgun sequence genome:
- the LOC122639986 gene encoding uncharacterized protein LOC122639986: MSNEVDPEHELDVEISEHDGNPSGHGILEAISSATTSARKRKKTSAVWLEFIQIPKEKSSDGRRRAKCRACGTVYLADSNINGTSTLRRHLKNCLKRERKSQMSIRYFFKAEPADDANGGADALRDVLTVKEREASDTSTPQNSPIASNAANA; the protein is encoded by the coding sequence atgtcAAATGAAGTAGACCCTGAGCATGAACTTGATGTTGAGATATCCGAGCATGATGGAAATCCATCTGGACATGGAATTCTAGAAGCTATATCATCTGCCACTACTTCagcaagaaagaggaagaaaacatCTGCAGTATGGTTGGAGTTTATTCAAATCCCTAAAGAAAAAAGTTCTGATGGGAGACGGAGAGCAAAATGTAGAGCCTGTGGGACTGTATATTTGGCTGACTCAAACATCAATGGCACCAGCACTTTGAGGAGACATCTTAAGAATTGTCTCAAACGtgaaagaaaatcccaaatgtcGATTCGCTATTTCTTTAAAGCTGAACCTGCTGATGATGCCAATGGTGGTGCTGATGCTTTACGAGATGTGCTAACAGTGAAAGAGAGGGAGGCCAGTGATACTTCTACACCCCAAAACTCACCAATTGCTTCTAATGCAGCTAATGCATAG